One Salvia splendens isolate huo1 chromosome 12, SspV2, whole genome shotgun sequence genomic window carries:
- the LOC121757631 gene encoding uncharacterized protein LOC121757631 has translation MEPLTTPDPVRFSKAVGLPFIGSNTSGKIWLFAEEGSTFDVDWYSEQIFHGRLKSHRIASPLAISAVYAKCTRSERYLLWDKMREIAGTLEGIPWIIGGDFNTILSHRDRTGSDTNWQAEMVNFAEAIEDCLLVDPGFDGAEFTWAKNGLFEATRVTNLPRIASDHGPVLARCKMSDIAIGGKGFRFQNMWIRHEGLLAIVKNAWEEPTGAGGLLNIQIKHSGVKRALKEWNKEVFGTF, from the coding sequence atggaaccactTACAACCCCTGATCCGGTCCGGTTCTCCAAGGCCGTGGGGCTGCCCTTCATCGGCTCGAACACAAGCGGCAAGATTTGGTTGTTTGCAGAAGAAGGCTCAACTTTTGATGTTGATTGGTACTCCGAACAAATCTTTCACGGGAGGCTCAAGTCACATCGCATTGCTAGCCCTCTAGCTATCtcggccgtgtacgccaaatgcacaagaTCTGAGAGATACCTTTTgtgggataagatgagagagatcgCTGGAACCCTCGAGGGAATACCATGGATTATAggtggtgacttcaacaccattctatccCACCGGGACAGAACTGGGAGCGACACCAACTGGCAGGCCGAGATGGTCAATTTTGCGGAGGCAATTGAGGATTGCCTACTCGTGGACCCAGGGTTCGATGGGGCGGAATTTACTTGGGCCAAAAACGGTTTATTCGAGGCCACCCGAGTAACGAACCTCCCACGGATCGCCTCGGATCACGGACCTGTCCTAGCACGATGCAAAATGTCGGACATTGCCATCGGGGGGAAGggattcaggttccagaacatgtggatccgacatgaggGATTATTGGCTATAGTTAAGAATGCATGGGAAGAGCCCACTGGGGCGGGCGGCCTTCTTAACATCCAAATTAAACATTCCGGAGTTAAAAGAGCActaaaggagtggaacaaagaggttttcggGACCTTTTGA